In the Populus trichocarpa isolate Nisqually-1 chromosome 1, P.trichocarpa_v4.1, whole genome shotgun sequence genome, TATTTAGTTGAATGATAATAAGAGGATGCAATAAGGTGGAAGATGGGattttgctttttgtttcttttttttttcgttatgGTTTTGGGGGTACGAATGAGTTCTATTGATCATgattttgtgggttttttttttttttattattattattgttgtttcaGGGTACTTTGCAAGTTTTTTGCTCATGGGGCATGCTTGAAAGGGGAGCATTGTGAATTTTCACATGATTGGAAAGATCCTCCAAATAATGTAAATACTATGCTTTAGCAATGGttctattttttgtcttttctgtgTTTGATTGTTTATATGCAGTGAAATGATTGTGATATTTAATTGTTTGCTAATGCAGATTTGCACCTTTTATCAAAAAGGTATCTGCTCTTATGGTAGTCGATGCCGATATGAACATGTTAAACCTTCTAGGCCTGAATCTACTGCATCATCTTCATTGACAGTTCCTTGTCAACCTCTGGGCTCAAATTCCGTGTCCCTGGCCCTTCCTGCAAGAAATGTATCGAATGGGGTGACAACAGTACCGGGTGTTCCTCCAGAGCTTTCAAGTAGACCCTTTATTGCTCCCACTGCACCAGAATGGAATTTGGAGTCTGCACAACATGACTTCTTAGAAGATGGTGAGGTTATAGAGCCTAGGAATGTTAAACCAGCTGACCGATCTATCTGTTCATTTGCTGCTGCTGGTAGTTGTCCTCGTGGAGATAAATGCCCCCATATTCACGGTGACTTGTGTGCCTATTGTGGAAAGCATTGCTTACACCCTTTCAGACCTGAAGAAAGAGATGAACATTTGAAAGCATGCGAGAAGAAGCAAAAGAACCttgatttgttaaaatataGTCAAGAAATAGAATGCAGTGTATGCCTGGATCGTGTACTTTCAAAGCCCACGGCAGCTGAACGAAAGTTTGGTCTGCTATCAGAATGCGATCATCCATTCTGCATATCATGTATTAGGAACTGGCGTAGTAGTTCCCCAACCTCTGGAATGGATGTCAATACTTCATTGAGGGCTTGCCCAATATGTCGCAAGCTTTCATACTTTGTCATTCCAAGCGTTATTTGGTATTCCTCTAAAGAGGAAAAACAGGAAATTGTTGATACCTACAAGGCAAAACTCAGGTGATTTTCTTGTCATAAGTATACTGCTTCTTTACCTTCTACCCAATTCCTGGATCATCGTTATATTTTTGGATAACTCTGTAAGAATTTGTGAAATTTATGTTCTGATATTGGAAATGTTTTAAGACATAACTGTCATTTTTCTTGATATggcaaaaaaggaaaacagaaacATCTTGCATATTCTCAGAGAAGATTGGTTGGCTGTTTTGTGATGATGTAGGCTATTAGTTTCATGTATATAAATTGTACTGGTGACTAAAAACTAGGTAGATAACCAAAAAAActcgagatttttttaatttgttgaataataatataattactttgAGTTTTATAGGTCAATAGATTGTAAACACTTCGACTTTGGGAATGGGAACTGCCCATTTGGAACCAGCTGTTTTTACAAGGTAAAGTGCCCTCTTGGTCTGTTCATTGGAATGTTACGTTGAGATTCTCATTGTAGTTTGGACATTTTTCTTCTGTCAACTCTTCTTTTGCTCATTAAATGCTAGACAACCAAAAACTATCTATCATCTGTAGATGCGTTTGCCCCATTTTTTCTCCCTTTCCCTGCTGGTGAATACTTCTCTTATCGGCTTCTAACATGTGCTGCTAGGCAGTAACCTCAGATATGTTCaagactccttttttttttgtcttaaatgTTGCTTTTCACACGTGCACACACATATTTTTTGGTGCTATATATGTGCCTCTGTGGCAGCCTTACACAGTCCTGCTGGGGTTAGGAAAGTGTGGAAGTGGCTTTTTACAGAAAGTAGAGTTAGATTTCAAGCCctagttttcttttctatatctTTTGCATGCATAAAGGGGTGTACTTCCCCTCCCTTGTGATCCCATTTCTCTCTTGTAGTGAGCATGATTAGCTTTCAGCCCTTTGGACTGAAAGTGAAGACTTTACCAAATAAACTGGCTGGTAGCAGTAAT is a window encoding:
- the LOC112324278 gene encoding putative RING-type E3 ubiquitin transferase C3H69 isoform X1, coding for MSKRVLCKFFAHGACLKGEHCEFSHDWKDPPNNICTFYQKGICSYGSRCRYEHVKPSRPESTASSSLTVPCQPLGSNSVSLALPARNVSNGVTTVPGVPPELSSRPFIAPTAPEWNLESAQHDFLEDGEVIEPRNVKPADRSICSFAAAGSCPRGDKCPHIHGDLCAYCGKHCLHPFRPEERDEHLKACEKKQKNLDLLKYSQEIECSVCLDRVLSKPTAAERKFGLLSECDHPFCISCIRNWRSSSPTSGMDVNTSLRACPICRKLSYFVIPSVIWYSSKEEKQEIVDTYKAKLRSIDCKHFDFGNGNCPFGTSCFYKHAYRDGRLEEVVLRHLGTDDGQTVIAKNIWLSDFLGSLQIR
- the LOC112324278 gene encoding putative RING-type E3 ubiquitin transferase C3H69 isoform X2, which encodes MSKRVLCKFFAHGACLKGEHCEFSHDWKDPPNNICTFYQKGICSYGSRCRYEHVKPSRPESTASSSLTVPCQPLGSNSVSLALPARNVSNGVTTVPGVPPELSSRPFIAPTAPEWNLESAQHDFLEDGEVIEPRNVKPADRSICSFAAAGSCPRGDKCPHIHGDLCAYCGKHCLHPFRPEERDEHLKACEKKQKNLDLLKYSQEIECSVCLDRVLSKPTAAERKFGLLSECDHPFCISCIRNWRSSSPTSGMDVNTSLRACPICRKLSYFVIPSVIWYSSKEEKQEIVDTYKAKLRSIDCKHFDFGNGNCPFGTSCFYKSRR